The sequence below is a genomic window from Campylobacter ornithocola.
AAAGGAAAAACAATGTTTAATAACTCATTCTACGGGGGGGGGGAATTATAATTCTAAACTCAAACTCTCTTTAGTATTAGCAACCCTACTTTTTACCTCAAACCCTTTAACAACAAATGAAATTTTTGCTCAAAATATAAATTTAGAAGCTGGAAAAGCTGGAAGCAATGCCAGTGGTGGTGGTGCTGGTTATCAAGGTCAAGATTATCCACGCTCTGATAGACCTGGTGGCCAAGGTGGCAATGGTAGCGGCGGACAAGGAAATAATTCTAATGGCACTAATGCAAATAACTATAATAACCAAAATTTAGCTATAAGTGATAATACTTTTACCATAAAAGGTGGCAATGGTGGCACAGGTGGCAATGGTGGCAATGGTGGTAATGGTGGCAATGGTGGAGCTGGTGGTGATGAAAAAATGATATGCATTTCCTCTCATTCTTGCTATGGTGGCACTGGTGGAGTAGGTGGTAATGGCTCTAGTGCTAAGGCTGGTGGCACAGGTTCTAGTATAGATTTAAGTGCTAATGTAAATTCTACCTCACTTACTCTAACTTCTACTGGTGGAACTGGTGGTAAAGGTGGCAATGGTGGTCATGGTGGCACTGGTGGAGCTGGTGGAGCTGGTGCTAATGGTTATTATGGTGGTGCATTTGTCAATGGTAAACATGGTAGTGCAGGTGGCACTGGTAATTGGGGTGGTCATGGAGCTAATGGTAGCACTGGTGGCATAGGCGGAGCTTCTAAATTAAATCTAAACTTTAGCCAGGCTAGTCTTAGTGATATTATTATTAATAATACTGGTGGTTCTGGTGGAAGTGGGGGCTGGGGTGGCTCTGGAGGCAATGGTGGAGCTGGTGGCCTTGGAGGTCATGGCGGTGCTGGAGCAGCGGCTTCTCGTCCTGGCAATGGTGCGGTTGGCGGTAATGGCGGTAATGGCGGTAATGGAGCTATTGGAGGCAGTGGAGCTAGCGGAGGCGAAGCTAAAATAAGCCTAAACTTTAGCCAAGCAAATACTACTATAAACACTCTAAATATAAAAAATAATGCAGGTCATGGAGGCTGGGGTTCTCAAGGCGGTAATGGCGGAGCTGGTGGCCAAGCAGGTGGTGCTGGCTGGGGTAATGGCGGTGGTGATAATAATCATGATTGGGGTAATGGTGGCCAAGGTGGCCATGGAGTAAATGGCGGTAATGGAGCTAATGGCGGTAATGGAGCTAATGGAGGAGCTTCTAATATAAGCTTAAATCTAGCCAATGTAAATAAAATCACTACTTTAAACTTAGAAGCTAATGCAGGAAATGGCGGTAATGGTGGCAAAGGCGGAAATGGTGGCCGTGGTGGCAATGGTGGTGCTGGACAAATTGGAGGCGATGGCTCTTTAAATGGAAATGGTGGCAATGGTGGCCGTGGTGGAAATGGTGGCCGTGGTGGCAATGGAGGTAATGGTGGTAGTGCTACTATAGAACTTGCTAATATACAACAAGATATAGATATACAAACACTTACTTTAAAAGCTAATGCAGGTAATGGTGGAGCTGGAGGTGGCGCTGGATCTGCAGGAGGTGGCGGTAGTGCTGGAGCTCCTGGTAGCGGAGGAAATAGTACCGGTGGTAGCTGGGGTAGTGGCGGTGCTGGTGGTAGCAATGGTGCTAATGGAAGTGGTGGTACTGATGGAAATGCTAATGTAAAATACACTCAAATTAATAATCAATCTAATCTAAACATAGGTATAAAAACAGCTAATATTAGTGCAAATGCTAGAAATAACTGGGCTGATGCACAGGGCTTGAAATTTAGTGGTGGTGAAAATAACACCCTAAAACTAGATAGCATGATGACCACAGCAACAAACACAAGTAACAATTTAAAAGCTAATGCTCTCACCTTAGAAAATACTAGCTTAAATTTAAAAAGCTATAGTGATAATGGCACTATAACTATAAACTCTTCTATAAATGGTGGAAATACAAGTGCAGAAAGTCAAGCTTATACTCTAAAAGCTACAAATTCTACTATTAATCTTTTAGATAATTTAGAACTTGCTTCATCTACAAGTGGAGCTAGTGCTAATTTAGATTCTAAGCAAAAAGGTGCACACTTTAGTAATAGTACTTTAAATATAGCAACAGGTAAAAAATTTACTAGTGATACTTTAACCACACAAGATAATAGCGTTATTACAATAAGCACTGATATTGCAAACAACACAGCAGGTTTTATACAAATAACTAAAAATGCAAATACTACTAAAGATGATCTTACTATAAATATAGAAGATCAGTTTGTAAAAGATATAAAAAGTGGAAAAAAATCTTTAGAAGAAGGCCAAACAGAAAAATTTACATACACAGATAAAAAATTATTAACTAATGGCATAAAAGAATACACATTAGGAATTGCTAGTAAAGGCTTTGACTTAGAAGATACTAGATATATGACAGCTTATGAAACTTCTCAAGAAGCAGATAATAATAATCTTAGTCTAGATTCTCTAACCATAAAACGCTCTAAAGAAGGTAAAAAAGGAGATGATGGACTTAGCTTTGATGAAGCAAATATTAATATACTAAGCCATGATAATAAGTCTGTAAGAGCTAGTACTATAGGAAGTGATGCTGGTGAGGGTAAAGATGGAACTAATGCTATCCTTTATGGTAATGGTGGTAATGGAGGTCATGGTGGTAAAGGAGAAAGTCTTTTCCAAGTAGCATATCGCCTTAGTGGTTCTAGTCTTTTAAGTATCTTTGATAAAAATGCTAACATTAATGCTATAGGTGGTAATGGTGGCCATGGAGCTAATGGGGGTATGGCTGATGGAATTGATCATTTTAATGGAGTAAAAGCTGGAGATGGTGGCAATGGCGGAGCCGGTGGTGATGTATATATAGCTGGAATATATGCTAATGGATTAAATGACAATCAAGCTTATAATCTTACCTTAAATGGTACATTAGATTTAAAAGCTACTGGTGGTAAAGGTGGCACAGGTGGTAAAAAAGGCGATAATACCAAAGCAGATACAGAAGATGGCAAATTTACTCTAATAGATGATAAGTTTGAAGGTGGCGTAGCTGGTGAGGGTAAAGATGGAGAAGATGCTAAAGATGGTGATGCTGTTATTTATGGAGTATATTTAGATAATGGCTCTAAATTAAATCTTATATCTAAAGATGGCTTTACAATGAATGCTAGTGCAAATTCAGGTACTGGTAAGGCTGAAGTATATGGAGTATATATAAACAATGGCTCTCATCTTACTTTTAAATCCGACAAAGATTTTATCATTAATGCTAATGCAAGCGGAGCTGATGGATCTAGGGCAAGTGCTTTTTATATTAAAGATTCTTTTTTAACTATAGATGGTAATGTAAATATACAAACTACTACCACTAATAAAGCTAATGATAATACCTCAGGAGCAATTTTTAATAATGCTCATATAGATTTTAATAAAAACTCTAGTGAAACTGATAAATTCCATAAATTCCAAACTAATGATTCTGTAGTATTAGAAAAAGATAATACTATGATTTTTAATATCAATCATACTACAGGCGGTGCAGATATTTTAAATGCAAATGAGTTTAAATCAGATGGTAAGGGTAAATTATATGTTTCTATAAGAGATCCTTATATCAATAAAAAATTAGAAGAAGAAAAACTGCAAAGTGGAAGCTTTGAATTTAATAATGGTGGTATTACCTTAATCGAAGGTAAAAATGGCACTCTTAAAGATGTAGAAATTGCTTCAAGTGGTAGTGGTGGATCTTATGATACTCAAAACAGACGCTATGGGGTAGAATTATTTTTTAATGATTATAAAAACGAAGGTGATTTAAAAGTAACTAAGGTAGAAATCGTTGAAAATCATCATGGCAAAGATGGCAAAGATGGCAAATCATATAATTATAAAACCCTTATGCATATAGGAGATGCTGGAGTATTTACTAAAACTGGCCAAAGTGGCACAAATGGCGCAGCAGGAACTGATGCTTATCTTTATGGTAATGGTGGCGATGGTGGCTTTGGAGGCCATGGAGAAGGCTTTAGAGTATTTGGCTTTAATAATGCTAATAATGCAAGTATAAGCAAAGATATGCAAATAAATATCATAGCAGGTAATGGTGGTAATGGTGCTGATGGTGGTTTAGGTGATGGGGCTGATCATAAATACAATCAAGGCTCTACTAATAAAATTACTTCAGGCGATGGTGGTGCTGGAGGAAGAGGTGGCGATGCTATAGCTATAGCAGCTTTTTCTAATAAAACAACTTCAAATCTTAATCTAGATGCTAATATAAACATAAAAACTAAATCAGGCAAAGGTGGTCAAGCAGGAGAAGTAGGAAATATCCACAATGCTACTATAATCAACAAAGATAGCAAATACACACAATCAGCTTGGGGAACTCAATACTTAGATGGCTTAGATGGAGCATCTTATGCTTTAGGTTTGGTTGCTATAAATGGAGGAGTTTTAAATATCACTAGCTCTAATGATAGTGTTAAAAATATACATGTTGAATCTAGCACTAATGCAGATGATAAAAGTAAGTTAGTAGCTTATAGTCTTTATGCTAGTAATAATTCTTTAATTAGTGTAGGAACTAGTTTAAATTTAAGTGCTAAAGTAGAACAAGGCATTGGAGATAATAATAGCTCTAAGGCTTATGGTGTTTATTTGGAAAATTCTAAATTATACTTTGGTGCCTTAGAAGAAAATAAACTTAAATCTATGCAAGATTATAGAAAAATCAGTACAGATAAATTTACTTTAAAAGGTGATGCTACTTTTGGTTTTTATACAGATTTAAAAAACAATAAAGGAGATAGCGTTGAAATTAATAAAGAATTAGATTTTAGTGATATTAAAAACTTTAAAATAGAAATACTAGATGATGCTGGAATTTTCTTCACTTATGAAAACCCTATTTCTCAAACTATTACAGGTGATCATACCTTAGTAGATCTTAGTCAAATCACTGATAAAAATAAATTTAAACTAGAAGGTTATTTACAAGCTTCTAATACAATGGTAACTAAAGATCAAGGTGCTATAAGATACTATATCACCCCTACTATTACCCAAGATGATAAAACAGGTAATATAGATTTAGAAAAAATAGAAGTTGTTAATAAAAACTATGGTGGCGGAGGTGGAGATAATGGCGTTATCCAAGATCCATCAGAAATCATAAGAGCCATAACAGATAGTGGATTTTTAGTTAATAGAATGCACTTGCTATCAAGAAATGATTTAAGTGAGAGATTTAGAATACTAAAAGACAATAATCAAAACTATGGTATGTGGGTTCAAGGTGCTAATAATCATCTAAATCTTCACAGCAGTGCTTATGGAGATAGAAAAATATCAAGCATTTATACTTCAAGCAAGTATGGATTTGATGAGAAAAAAAGCTTTAAAAACTTTGATATGATGAATGGGGTTTATGCAGGATATGCAAGATTAAGTTCTGACTTAAATAGTTTGGGTAGTTCTAAAATCAATAATTTTTCTACAGGATTTTATTCTGCTTTTATGTTCCATGATGATAGTTATATAGAAACAGGATTTAATCTAGATCATTACAAAGCAAAAACAAATGTTTCTACTGCTTTTATTAATGATCCTAGATACAATGGTGGAGATATAAATTCAAACTATAGTCAACTTGCTTATAGTGCATTTGTGGCTTTAGGTAAAAAACTTCATTTAAACAAAGGAGCTTTTTTAGACAGCTCTATAGGTACTGATTTTACTTACTATGCTAAGAGTAAATTTAAAACAACTAATAAAATTTCAATCTATAATGAAGATTATAGAAATTTAGGTCTTGTTGCTTCTGTGCTTTTAGGACAATATTACAATAATGAAAAAACATTAGTATATTTAAAAACAGACTTTGGTAAGTATTT
It includes:
- a CDS encoding autotransporter outer membrane beta-barrel domain-containing protein produces the protein MICISSHSCYGGTGGVGGNGSSAKAGGTGSSIDLSANVNSTSLTLTSTGGTGGKGGNGGHGGTGGAGGAGANGYYGGAFVNGKHGSAGGTGNWGGHGANGSTGGIGGASKLNLNFSQASLSDIIINNTGGSGGSGGWGGSGGNGGAGGLGGHGGAGAAASRPGNGAVGGNGGNGGNGAIGGSGASGGEAKISLNFSQANTTINTLNIKNNAGHGGWGSQGGNGGAGGQAGGAGWGNGGGDNNHDWGNGGQGGHGVNGGNGANGGNGANGGASNISLNLANVNKITTLNLEANAGNGGNGGKGGNGGRGGNGGAGQIGGDGSLNGNGGNGGRGGNGGRGGNGGNGGSATIELANIQQDIDIQTLTLKANAGNGGAGGGAGSAGGGGSAGAPGSGGNSTGGSWGSGGAGGSNGANGSGGTDGNANVKYTQINNQSNLNIGIKTANISANARNNWADAQGLKFSGGENNTLKLDSMMTTATNTSNNLKANALTLENTSLNLKSYSDNGTITINSSINGGNTSAESQAYTLKATNSTINLLDNLELASSTSGASANLDSKQKGAHFSNSTLNIATGKKFTSDTLTTQDNSVITISTDIANNTAGFIQITKNANTTKDDLTINIEDQFVKDIKSGKKSLEEGQTEKFTYTDKKLLTNGIKEYTLGIASKGFDLEDTRYMTAYETSQEADNNNLSLDSLTIKRSKEGKKGDDGLSFDEANINILSHDNKSVRASTIGSDAGEGKDGTNAILYGNGGNGGHGGKGESLFQVAYRLSGSSLLSIFDKNANINAIGGNGGHGANGGMADGIDHFNGVKAGDGGNGGAGGDVYIAGIYANGLNDNQAYNLTLNGTLDLKATGGKGGTGGKKGDNTKADTEDGKFTLIDDKFEGGVAGEGKDGEDAKDGDAVIYGVYLDNGSKLNLISKDGFTMNASANSGTGKAEVYGVYINNGSHLTFKSDKDFIINANASGADGSRASAFYIKDSFLTIDGNVNIQTTTTNKANDNTSGAIFNNAHIDFNKNSSETDKFHKFQTNDSVVLEKDNTMIFNINHTTGGADILNANEFKSDGKGKLYVSIRDPYINKKLEEEKLQSGSFEFNNGGITLIEGKNGTLKDVEIASSGSGGSYDTQNRRYGVELFFNDYKNEGDLKVTKVEIVENHHGKDGKDGKSYNYKTLMHIGDAGVFTKTGQSGTNGAAGTDAYLYGNGGDGGFGGHGEGFRVFGFNNANNASISKDMQINIIAGNGGNGADGGLGDGADHKYNQGSTNKITSGDGGAGGRGGDAIAIAAFSNKTTSNLNLDANINIKTKSGKGGQAGEVGNIHNATIINKDSKYTQSAWGTQYLDGLDGASYALGLVAINGGVLNITSSNDSVKNIHVESSTNADDKSKLVAYSLYASNNSLISVGTSLNLSAKVEQGIGDNNSSKAYGVYLENSKLYFGALEENKLKSMQDYRKISTDKFTLKGDATFGFYTDLKNNKGDSVEINKELDFSDIKNFKIEILDDAGIFFTYENPISQTITGDHTLVDLSQITDKNKFKLEGYLQASNTMVTKDQGAIRYYITPTITQDDKTGNIDLEKIEVVNKNYGGGGGDNGVIQDPSEIIRAITDSGFLVNRMHLLSRNDLSERFRILKDNNQNYGMWVQGANNHLNLHSSAYGDRKISSIYTSSKYGFDEKKSFKNFDMMNGVYAGYARLSSDLNSLGSSKINNFSTGFYSAFMFHDDSYIETGFNLDHYKAKTNVSTAFINDPRYNGGDINSNYSQLAYSAFVALGKKLHLNKGAFLDSSIGTDFTYYAKSKFKTTNKISIYNEDYRNLGLVASVLLGQYYNNEKTLVYLKTDFGKYFSDAEYGKLSDPLMGTWRYKKGDYDYSFLNAAIGFKVQAKDNLELSFETNRYFLDDTDANYGFKAEVRYKF